From Sulfolobales archaeon:
TAGGTGTTGCAAGAACATTTATGTTGGGAGGCATATGGGGTAGAGGCATAGGGGAGACGGCTAAGCATTTTGAGGAGAAGCTCCTCAAACTATACGATAAGCTATATCTAGAGGAGTCTAGAAGAATAGCATATGAGAGAAACGAGGCTATCAAACAATTCTATAGACAGCTTCTAAGGGAACTTTCAGACACCTCATACTAAGGTGGATAGGACTTTTAACCATAGATCTCTCTATAAAATTAGAAGAAGATCTGGATCGAACAGCTATGGATTCAGAGTATTTTGTACACTGCTATCCCTTGGCTTTCTCCCCATGGCGTTCCTTATATAGAGAATAGCCAGGACTAGGATCGAGATCTGTCCAAGGTCTAGGGCTAGGGATGAGCCCGATGGCCCTTCTATCCTTATAAAGAGCGGTAGTAATGCTATGTGTACCCCTTGCACCATTCTTGTATATATATCTAGATAGTTTATAGGTATCAGGGCTGCCAGTGCTAGCTCTGTTACATATAGCGGTGTTCTCGCATTTGTTATAAGGTATATGAGTAGGAATGAGAGGGCTATCAATAGGTCTGCAAATGCCATTAGCTGGTATGGCCTTATATATGCTAGTATATAGCTCTGGGTGAATATAGATGGTAGCGCTATGAGGGATATTATCATAGATATCATATATAGTAGAAAAGCCAGTATGATCCTCGCTATGCTATTCATAACAGCTCCTCAAATAGGTGGTCATCTAAGCCTCTTAATAGTCTCTATAACTGCCTCTGTAAACTCTGTTGTTGATAGCGGCTTTACATTCTCATAATGTCTAGCAAGATCCTGGGTCATCTTTCCAGAGGCTATTGTCTCCTCAACAGCCCTCCATATAAGCTCCGAAGCCTCTACCCAGCCTATATGCTCTAGAAGCATGGCCCCTGCAAGGATGGTTGCTGAGGGGTTAGCCACATTCTTACCAGCGTACTTAGGTGCTGTGCCATGCACCGGCTCGGCGAATGCGAAGATATCCCCTGCGTTGAGGCCAGGGGCTATCCCTATACCCCCTACTAGGGCGCTTGCTGCATCGCTTAGATAGTCTCCATTGAGGTTCGGCGTTACTATCACATCGTAGTCCCAGGGCCTTGTTATGATCTGCTGGAACATGTTATCAGCAACCCTATCGTTCACCACGATCTTTCCTGGTGGCGGGTTTCCACCATATAGCTCTGCAACCTCCTTCTCGGTAACAACATATTCTCTGAACTCGCTGAGGGCAACCTCGTAGCCCCAGTTCATGAAAGCCCCCTCTGTATACTTCATTATATTCCCCTTATGCATCAGGGTCACCACCCTCCTCTTATGCTGGATCGCATATCTAAGGGCTTTCCTAACATGCCTCTTAGTCCTGTACTCGCTTATAGGCTTCACACCTATCCCTGTATCTGGTGTTAATTCGATCCCGAACTCCCTGTGTAGGAACTCTATAACCTTTAAAGCCTCCCTGCTACCAGCCTGCCACTCTATCCCAGCATAGACGTCTTCTGTGTTTTCTCTGAAGATAACTAGGTTGATCTTCTCCGCATATCTGCTTGGAGCCGGGACTCCTCTGAAATACCTCACAGGCCTTATATTGGAATATAGATCTAGCTTCTGCCTAATAGCAACATTTATAGATCTATGTCCAGTACCGATAGGCGTCTCCAGAGGACCCTTAAGGGTTACCTTAGCGAGCATCATACCCCTCAGAGTATCCTCTGGGAGGAGTGTTCCGAAGAGCTTCTCAGCCTTATAGCCTGCGTAGAGCTCCCACCAGATAATCCTTCTAGAGCCTCCATAGACCTTCTCAACAGCAGCATCTAGAACCCTCCTAGCAGAGCTAACCACCTCGGGGCCTATGCCATCACCCTCTATATAGGCTATGATGGGCTTGCTAGGAACTCTATAGGCTCCATCCACATACTCTATAAATGAACCCTCATCAGGAGGCCTGATCTTCTCGAGTGAGGCTATCAATGCGACCGCCAATAATAGTTATGGTTCAAAAGATAAATAGCTTTAAAACCCCTTTGGATTTGATATTAATAAGCTATAGATCCCTGGGATCGCATCAGCAGATGATCTGATATCTATGCTCCTTGCTCAATTGCCTTCTTGATATTCGATATCACCTCATCTACAAGCCTCTTTGCAACATCATCTAACAGCCTACCCCCAAGGGATCCTACTAGCCCGCCTACGTTACCCTCGAAGATCCACTTTATCCTTGTAACACCTCCACCTAGATCTTCTAGATCGAATGATAGGGAGAGATCTGCTGTGCTTTGAAGCCCCATACCCCTGCCAACAACCTTCGCATGATCATAGGGTTTCTTCTCCTCAAATCTTAGCTTGAAGTTCATACTACCCTTGAGATGTCCTATCCCCATCGTAGCCCTGACAGAGAAGTTATTTTCATCCGAGACCTCAACCTTCTCAACACCTGGGAATGCTCTAGCTACTCTCTCTGGATTTGTTAGGAACCCATATACCTTCTCCTTGGGAGATCTCACTTCGAAAGATCCTGTATATTGGAGCTTCAATGAATACACCAACATCTATATCTGTGAAATATTATAACTATTATGGCGATCTACCGCTGGCCCTAGCAACCCTATGTAGATCCTCCATTTCCACAATCCTATCAAGCCCAACCGCCCTAGCAGCCTCCAGATCGTGTGACACTATAACCAACCCTGTGCCAAGGGCCCTCCTCCTCTGAAGAGCCTTTATAAGGGTAGATCTCTTCTCGCTGTCAAGATATGTGAACGGCTCATCCAAAAATATGATCTCGGGATCAAGTGCAAGGGCCCTAGCTATTGAGACCATGTGAGCGTTTCCCCTCTCACGGTACTTTTAGTTATTTTTCGTTAGTTTTAGTTCCGTGAGAGGGGTTAGCCCTTGGTGTGGGATCAATAGCTTCACCCACACCTCATGGGGCTCTGTCGAGGGGAACGCCACGCCCCTCCCATCTGGTGATAGATATCTCAAACCTATGTTTATAGCACCTATCATGTCTCTATCCATGGTTAATCCATTGCTCAGCCTTGCTAGCCTCAGCTGTATTTTTATGACCTTTACCCTTCTACCCCCTCTCAACGCAACGCGAATCACAGAGGGGGTATAGTTTTTGATAGGCTTCCTGCTAAAAGGATCTCTAGAGGAGGAATATGCCTCTGACTCCTCAACAACATATAATGGTTTATTATTCAATATCTCTACTAGCTTTGAGGCGCACCACTGGTGGATCCTATGCCTAAGATTTTTCTTACTAGCCTTGCTAGCCATTCTATTCTTACCTCTATGGGCATTTCCAATAACTACAGCTGCATCATATCTCCTTGCAATTTCCTCGATGATCCTAGCTGTCTTGTATATGATCTCTTCTTTCCTCTCCCCCTCACGAAGCCTTCTAAGGGCTTTCCTAGCAACCCTATCCCTAGTGGATCTATTCTCCGCTATCCTTCTCCTCCTCTCAGAATAAGCTATAACTATTCTACCAATGTTAGTCTCAACCCTATAGATCTCATGTAATCTCCTATCTACAAAAACAGCTAGTGTAACATTATTCTCATTTATATCCACTGCAACAGCATTGCCAGGTCTATATAATATCTCGAATTCTTTTACAAGGGTTAGATACACAAGGATCCTCCCATTGGATAGTTTTAGCTTCAACTCGCTAGATGGTTTCCAATTGTTATAGAGATATCTATGTAGCTGTTTATGATTTCTATAGATTATTCTGATCCATCCTCTATGTGTTCTAAGCTCTATATATCCTTCTCTCAATCTCCAATCCTGGGAATCAGAATATGTTATCGTTATACTCCTTATCTCTGGCTTATCCTTTCTAGCCTGCCCCTTCTTTTTCTTCTTTCTAAATGATTTAGCCCTTCTAACAGCATCTCTATAGCATCCCTTGATAACCCTTGTGGGAAGCCATGGATATTCCTCTCTAAACCTATTGTAGAAGATCCTATGTAATGTTTCTTGAGAAGCACTATGCTCTATAGCATAGTCTAGCATTTCCCGAAGCATTGTTCTATAAGCTTCAGAAATCTCTCTAAGAGCCTGCCTACCAAACCTATTAGTCCAGCCTTCCAGGATTATTGTTCTTTTAAGGATCTTTAAGAGCTTCTCCAACACCAACCAAGTAAGTAGAAGTAACTAAAAGTATTTAAATTTAACGTTTAATCAGAAACAGCCTTCCCTCTTTCTTAAACTGGAGATACGTACCTGTGTCACTGAGTGTATATCCCTTCAGCTCGTTAGCCATTACTAGATCCTGATCCATGCCACAGCCACACTCCTTATACCAGCCCCTCCCCTTGGGATCCAGAGCTGTTTTATTCCATATAGAGAGCTCCTTAACATGCGTTCCAGAGTTATCCCCCCTCGAGATAAACATCGCTCTCCCACTCTCACCAGCCTGATAGATCTTTTTGAATGCCTCAACAACGCTTTGAGATCTATTAGCCTGAGCAGGATCCTCCTTAGGGCCTACTAGTATGAAGAAGTTATATGCAATTATCCTCCTCCCCTCTATAACCCCTCTATCCATATATTGCTTCTCAAGGCTCGGAGCATGGACGAAGACCATGCAGGAGTTCCCCTGCTCAGCTATCCTTAGCGCAGCGCCTGTTCCAACGGCTATGAACTCTATCCTCACATTGCTATGGCTCTTCCTATATTCATTGGCAAGATAATCTAGAAGGCCTGTAGCATATAGAGAGGTTGTGGTGGATACTCTAAGCACTACCTGTTGTGGGGATAGGAGGTAGTTAGCTACATAGTAAATGGCTATCGCTGATAGGATCACTGCCACAGCTATTCCCGCTACTAGATATCTGGAGAGCCTCATCTAGACACCAAATTCAATTGCTAAGAAAGCTATAAAATATATCGTTATCAGATAATAGATAACAAATATATGTTTTGCATATTATTAAATCCAGAGGGATATGGAGGAGGGTTTGGATATAAGGGTTAGGTATAAACCTATCATTGAGATCAAGGGGAAACCTGTTGTTGATGAAGAGCTCATATCGATCCTAGCTGGGGTGAGGGAGAAGGGGTCGTTATTAGCTACTTCAAAATCCCTCGGAATACCCTTTTCAAAGGCCTGGGAGAGGGTCTCTACTGTGGAGAAGCTAGCGGGGAGGAGGCTTTTAAACACTAGGAGGGGTGGGAAAGGGGGCGGTGGATCCAAGCTAACCGAGTTTGGAGAGTATTTGTTAAAGCTATATATAGATGCAAAGTCTAGGCTGGAGGAGGCAGGCCTCTCAGCACCCTCAACGCTGGGAGGGCCAGGGGGTGGGCTTGTGGTGGCTCACAGCCACGATCCACTTCTATCAATTATACTAGGTAGGCTCTCATCCAGGGGGGTTGATGTGAGGGGTATATGCATAGGATCTGGCTTATCCCTGGCAATGCTATCCCTAGGCGAGGCTGATGTCTCGTGTACACACCTCTACGATCCAGAGACGGGTATATATAACAAGCCCTATCTAGAGAGGCTCTGGCTCGTTGATAGAGTTGAGATGATAGGCGGATATATGAGGGAATTGGTTCTCGCATTTAGAAGGGATATTGGGATCGATGATCTTGAGGAGGCCCTCGAGGGTATAATAGCTGGGAGATATAGAGTTGCTATGAGGAACAGAGGGTCTGGGACTAGGGTCTATCTAGAGCAGATGCTGAGGAAATACTCTGGGAAAAAGGGTAGGGGGCTCGAGGGTATAAGGATCTCGGGTGAGGAGCTATATACCCATGAGGAGGTATGTGAGGCCATAGCCTCTGGAAAAGCTGATGTAGGGCTCACGCTGAGATATACAGCTGAGAAGCATGGCTTGAGATGGATCCACGTGGCTTGGGAGGAGTATGAGTGCTACGCTTTAAGGGATAGAATGTGGAAGGCAGGGGTTGAAGAGCTTAGAAGACTCATGAGCCCCCAGGTGGTTATGGGGCTAGCTGAGATAATGCCTGGGTATAGGGTGAAGAGCTAGTATTTATCCTACTCAAATATATTCTGCTAGATAATTCGGTTCTCCGGGTTATAATAGGTTTATATTCTATCACACTATATTCTTCTGACCAGGGGTCTGACCCCATGGCCGGGGTTTCTAGAAGGGTTCTCTCCATCATGCCCAGCCCCACCATGTGGATCCAAGAGATGGTTTCTATGCTGAGGTCTAGGGGTTTCAACCCCTATGCCCTACATGTCGGCCAGCCAGGTATACCGCCTCCTAGGGAGCTTATGGATAGCCTGTTGGAGAGTCTTAGAAGCAGGGTTAGCGATATATATCTCTACACATACACATCCCCCAGGGGGCTTCAAGAGCTTAGAGAGGCTGTTTCAGAGGATCTAGCTGCTCTAGGCAGGCCGATGCCAAATCCTAGGAGAGGTGTTGTGATCACTACAGGGGGTATTGAAGGGCTATATGCTTCGATAGCATCTACAACAGATCAAGGTGATCCTGTTGGGATAGTTGTCCCAGCTTATTTCCATTTCTACTCAATCCTAGGACTTCTAGGCAACAGGATTGTTGAGTCGATCTCATATCCAGAGCTATCCCTCTCAGAAGAGATGTTGAAAGACCTATTCTCGAAGACCAGAGCTGTTATAATAGCCAACCCCGATAACCCTACTGGAAGAGTTCTCAACAGCTCTGAGGCGAGACTCCTAGCGGATCTGGCATGTGATAGGAGGGTATATCTCATCCACGATATAGCATATTATACACTCTATTACGAGGCTGAGAGAGTCTGGCCTGAGAGATGGTGCTACGAATATGTGATCACTGTTGGGACATATAGCAAGGATCCTGGTATCCCGGGGTGGAGGCTCGGCTTTATAGCTGCTGAGGAAAACATAGCAGATGCTATAGCACATGCTAGAGAGGCCACAAGCTATAATGCCCCTCTACCATCTCAACTACTGATTCTAGAGTATCTGAGGGGGAGATATAGGGAGAAGTTCCTGCCAAAGATTATAGAGGAATATAGATCGAGGAGGGATGAGCTTGTAAAAAGCCTAGAGAAGCTCCTGCCAGAAGCTAGATATAGAAGGCCTGAGGCTGGTATCTTCATCTATGTAGATCTATCTAAATATCTATCAAAACCCTCAGACCAATGGGCTAGAGAATTAGCTAGCGAAAAGGGAGTAATAGTAGTTCCAGGAACACTCTTCGGTCCTGGAGGGGAGAAGTGGGTTAGACTTAGCTTTTCATGGGAAGATAAGTATAGATTGAGAGAAGCGGTAGAGATAATGTCATCATATCTCATAAATAGAGCGAGATCTGGGCTTCATAGCATTGAAAGGAGTTAGATCTTTATAAAATCGATCACTAGAAAATCTATAACCCCTTTTAACACTATTGGTTAATAAACAATCATCGGATCCAGAGACATAGGCTTTCACATATTTAGACATATTTAGAATAGCATTAACTTAGAGATCCTAATGCTATTCAGGAGTAAATATATACCAGCTATCTCGGCTTTAAAAGGATAGAAGGCTAACTAGATCTAAAAGCTATAGCTTATAGGGCTAGGGTAAAAGGTGGATGTAGTTAAATTTATATAGTTTATTTTATAGCATTAATAGTTGTGAGGATTGAGTTGAAAGGGGGGCCAGGATTTCTCCTCTTAATGGATCTTGATGGGACTATGTGGGATCATAAGAATGTGTCAGAATTGATCCCCCCTTTTAAAAGGATTTCGGAGACAAGGGTAATCGATTCTAGGGGTGTGGCTGTGAATCTATACATCGATTCTCTGAAGATACTCCTCTGGGCTAGGGAGAGAGGGGCTATCATCTCTAGCCTCAGCTGGAACGAGCCGGAGAAGGCTTTAGGGGTTCTCGATGCATTCGGCATAAGAGATCTATTTCACTATCATATGATTGAG
This genomic window contains:
- a CDS encoding SRPBCC domain-containing protein, which codes for MKLQYTGSFEVRSPKEKVYGFLTNPERVARAFPGVEKVEVSDENNFSVRATMGIGHLKGSMNFKLRFEEKKPYDHAKVVGRGMGLQSTADLSLSFDLEDLGGGVTRIKWIFEGNVGGLVGSLGGRLLDDVAKRLVDEVISNIKKAIEQGA
- the icd gene encoding isocitrate dehydrogenase (NADP(+)) — its product is MIASLEKIRPPDEGSFIEYVDGAYRVPSKPIIAYIEGDGIGPEVVSSARRVLDAAVEKVYGGSRRIIWWELYAGYKAEKLFGTLLPEDTLRGMMLAKVTLKGPLETPIGTGHRSINVAIRQKLDLYSNIRPVRYFRGVPAPSRYAEKINLVIFRENTEDVYAGIEWQAGSREALKVIEFLHREFGIELTPDTGIGVKPISEYRTKRHVRKALRYAIQHKRRVVTLMHKGNIMKYTEGAFMNWGYEVALSEFREYVVTEKEVAELYGGNPPPGKIVVNDRVADNMFQQIITRPWDYDVIVTPNLNGDYLSDAASALVGGIGIAPGLNAGDIFAFAEPVHGTAPKYAGKNVANPSATILAGAMLLEHIGWVEASELIWRAVEETIASGKMTQDLARHYENVKPLSTTEFTEAVIETIKRLR
- a CDS encoding substrate-binding domain-containing protein; the encoded protein is MEEGLDIRVRYKPIIEIKGKPVVDEELISILAGVREKGSLLATSKSLGIPFSKAWERVSTVEKLAGRRLLNTRRGGKGGGGSKLTEFGEYLLKLYIDAKSRLEEAGLSAPSTLGGPGGGLVVAHSHDPLLSIILGRLSSRGVDVRGICIGSGLSLAMLSLGEADVSCTHLYDPETGIYNKPYLERLWLVDRVEMIGGYMRELVLAFRRDIGIDDLEEALEGIIAGRYRVAMRNRGSGTRVYLEQMLRKYSGKKGRGLEGIRISGEELYTHEEVCEAIASGKADVGLTLRYTAEKHGLRWIHVAWEEYECYALRDRMWKAGVEELRRLMSPQVVMGLAEIMPGYRVKS
- a CDS encoding pyridoxal phosphate-dependent aminotransferase, which translates into the protein MAGVSRRVLSIMPSPTMWIQEMVSMLRSRGFNPYALHVGQPGIPPPRELMDSLLESLRSRVSDIYLYTYTSPRGLQELREAVSEDLAALGRPMPNPRRGVVITTGGIEGLYASIASTTDQGDPVGIVVPAYFHFYSILGLLGNRIVESISYPELSLSEEMLKDLFSKTRAVIIANPDNPTGRVLNSSEARLLADLACDRRVYLIHDIAYYTLYYEAERVWPERWCYEYVITVGTYSKDPGIPGWRLGFIAAEENIADAIAHAREATSYNAPLPSQLLILEYLRGRYREKFLPKIIEEYRSRRDELVKSLEKLLPEARYRRPEAGIFIYVDLSKYLSKPSDQWARELASEKGVIVVPGTLFGPGGEKWVRLSFSWEDKYRLREAVEIMSSYLINRARSGLHSIERS
- a CDS encoding magnesium-dependent phosphatase-1, translated to MKGGPGFLLLMDLDGTMWDHKNVSELIPPFKRISETRVIDSRGVAVNLYIDSLKILLWARERGAIISSLSWNEPEKALGVLDAFGIRDLFHYHMIENHPNKDRMILKLLNILKEKGQDIPLCRIVYIDDRTIHLDAIYRNIGRIIFLQAWRDFRSYEEAIRKIESNIIDCYNL
- a CDS encoding IS200/IS605 family accessory protein TnpB-related protein; protein product: MEKLLKILKRTIILEGWTNRFGRQALREISEAYRTMLREMLDYAIEHSASQETLHRIFYNRFREEYPWLPTRVIKGCYRDAVRRAKSFRKKKKKGQARKDKPEIRSITITYSDSQDWRLREGYIELRTHRGWIRIIYRNHKQLHRYLYNNWKPSSELKLKLSNGRILVYLTLVKEFEILYRPGNAVAVDINENNVTLAVFVDRRLHEIYRVETNIGRIVIAYSERRRRIAENRSTRDRVARKALRRLREGERKEEIIYKTARIIEEIARRYDAAVVIGNAHRGKNRMASKASKKNLRHRIHQWCASKLVEILNNKPLYVVEESEAYSSSRDPFSRKPIKNYTPSVIRVALRGGRRVKVIKIQLRLARLSNGLTMDRDMIGAINIGLRYLSPDGRGVAFPSTEPHEVWVKLLIPHQGLTPLTELKLTKNN
- a CDS encoding substrate-binding domain-containing protein gives rise to the protein MRLSRYLVAGIAVAVILSAIAIYYVANYLLSPQQVVLRVSTTTSLYATGLLDYLANEYRKSHSNVRIEFIAVGTGAALRIAEQGNSCMVFVHAPSLEKQYMDRGVIEGRRIIAYNFFILVGPKEDPAQANRSQSVVEAFKKIYQAGESGRAMFISRGDNSGTHVKELSIWNKTALDPKGRGWYKECGCGMDQDLVMANELKGYTLSDTGTYLQFKKEGRLFLIKR